In Lentibacillus amyloliquefaciens, one DNA window encodes the following:
- the recF gene encoding DNA replication/repair protein RecF (All proteins in this family for which functions are known are DNA-binding proteins that assist the filamentation of RecA onto DNA for the initiation of recombination or recombinational repair.), which produces MNIEHLQLKNYRNYNELDITFDDKINMIIGENAQGKTNLMEAIYVLAFSKSHRTPREKELIQWEQEYAKIEGRVKKREQSFPLEIVLSAKGKKAKLNHIEQKKLSEYIGALNVVIFAPEHLALVKGAPQMRRRFIDMELGQIQPTYIYHLGQYQKILKQRNHLLKQLQRFEKQDKTMLYVLTEQLSQHAAILVERRFIFLDLLRQWASPIHRGISHQTEKLDICYSSTIEVSESADKAKLESIYTNKFHELQEKEIDRGTTLIGPHRDDMMFYVNDKDVQTYGSQGQQRTTALSVKLAEIELIYNEVGEYPVLLLDDVLSELDDHRQSHLLDTIKGKVQTIVSTTNINGVNHETLHEAQLYRIENGKVVT; this is translated from the coding sequence ATGAATATCGAACACTTACAATTAAAAAATTATCGGAATTACAACGAACTTGATATTACATTCGACGATAAAATTAATATGATCATCGGTGAGAATGCTCAAGGGAAAACCAATCTCATGGAAGCCATCTATGTTCTTGCTTTTTCGAAATCCCATCGTACACCCAGAGAAAAAGAACTTATCCAATGGGAGCAGGAGTATGCTAAAATAGAAGGCAGGGTTAAAAAGCGAGAACAATCATTCCCCCTTGAAATCGTATTGTCAGCCAAAGGCAAAAAAGCAAAATTAAATCACATTGAGCAAAAAAAGCTAAGCGAATATATCGGCGCTTTGAACGTTGTTATATTCGCACCTGAGCATTTAGCACTTGTCAAAGGCGCACCACAGATGAGAAGACGTTTTATCGATATGGAACTCGGCCAGATACAACCGACATATATTTATCATCTTGGCCAATATCAAAAAATATTAAAACAGCGAAATCACTTACTGAAACAGTTACAGCGCTTTGAAAAACAGGACAAAACAATGCTCTATGTGCTGACGGAGCAGTTGAGTCAGCATGCGGCCATATTAGTGGAGCGGCGGTTTATTTTTCTTGATTTGCTGCGTCAATGGGCGAGTCCGATCCATCGTGGCATAAGCCATCAAACGGAGAAACTGGATATCTGCTATTCATCGACGATAGAGGTATCAGAATCAGCTGATAAGGCAAAGCTGGAGAGTATCTATACCAATAAATTCCATGAATTGCAGGAAAAAGAGATAGACCGCGGGACAACGTTAATCGGACCCCACCGGGATGATATGATGTTCTATGTCAATGATAAAGATGTACAGACCTATGGATCCCAGGGTCAGCAGCGAACGACCGCCTTATCGGTTAAATTGGCAGAGATAGAGCTTATATATAATGAAGTCGGTGAATACCCGGTATTGCTTCTTGATGATGTTTTAAGTGAATTGGATGACCACAGGCAATCCCATTTATTAGACACAATCAAGGGAAAAGTCCAAACGATTGTGTCCACAACTAATATTAATGGGGTCAATCATGAAACGCTTCATGAAGCACAGTTATACCGGATTGAGAATGGTAAGGTCGTTACATGA
- the yaaA gene encoding S4 domain-containing protein YaaA: MIETEYIPLGQFIKLLNILDSGGMVKAFLQDEGVFVNGEREHRRGRKLYPDDVVEMEDIGTYIVTKDH; encoded by the coding sequence ATGATCGAAACTGAATACATTCCTCTGGGGCAATTTATCAAACTGCTTAATATACTTGATTCCGGCGGCATGGTGAAAGCATTCCTACAGGATGAAGGTGTATTTGTAAATGGTGAACGTGAGCATAGAAGAGGCAGAAAACTCTATCCGGATGATGTTGTTGAGATGGAAGACATCGGCACTTATATTGTCACGAAAGATCACTGA
- the dnaN gene encoding DNA polymerase III subunit beta, translated as MKFIVQRDKLIASVQDVMKAISPRTAIPILTGLKLEAASDGITLTGSDSDISIESFIPAEEDGIVNAEHIEAGRVVLQARYFSEIVRKLPEKQVEIETDENFNVTIQSGKAKFNLNGQDASEYPQLPTIQTENSFELQSDLLKNLIKQTGFAVSTMETRPILTGVNIKIENETLIFTGTDSHRLASRNVPLEGVQLNLSNIVVPGKSLNELNKILDDNDEKVEINVANNQILFRTKHLNFLSRLLDGNYPETSRLIPDKSQTIIHVKTKELSNTIDRASLLAREERNNVVKLTTKENKLLEITSNSPEVGQVAEEVSIQSLEGEDLKISFSSKYMLDALKVMENDEVTIEFTGAMRPFIIKPSGDDSMLQLILPVRTY; from the coding sequence ATGAAATTTATCGTTCAGCGTGACAAGTTAATTGCTAGTGTGCAAGATGTCATGAAAGCTATTTCCCCCAGAACAGCTATTCCAATTCTGACGGGACTCAAACTTGAAGCAGCATCAGATGGCATCACGTTAACAGGAAGTGACTCAGATATTTCAATCGAATCATTTATTCCTGCTGAAGAAGATGGCATAGTGAATGCAGAGCATATCGAAGCAGGAAGAGTTGTTTTACAAGCACGCTATTTTTCAGAAATTGTGCGCAAACTGCCTGAAAAACAAGTCGAAATCGAAACAGATGAAAATTTTAACGTTACAATCCAGTCCGGAAAAGCAAAATTCAACCTAAATGGACAAGATGCCAGCGAATATCCACAGTTGCCGACAATACAAACTGAAAACAGTTTCGAACTCCAGTCTGATTTACTTAAAAATTTAATTAAACAAACCGGATTTGCTGTCTCAACGATGGAAACAAGACCTATTTTAACCGGGGTTAATATTAAAATTGAAAATGAAACATTAATTTTCACGGGAACTGACAGTCATCGTCTTGCTTCAAGAAATGTGCCGCTTGAGGGTGTGCAACTTAATCTTTCCAATATCGTTGTGCCCGGGAAAAGCTTGAATGAACTAAATAAAATTCTAGATGACAATGATGAAAAAGTTGAAATCAATGTCGCCAATAATCAAATTTTATTCCGGACAAAACATTTGAATTTCCTGTCACGGCTTCTCGATGGTAATTATCCGGAAACTTCCCGGCTGATTCCGGACAAAAGCCAAACAATCATTCACGTGAAAACGAAAGAATTAAGCAATACGATTGACCGTGCATCGTTGCTTGCAAGAGAAGAACGGAATAATGTTGTTAAACTGACGACGAAAGAAAATAAACTGTTGGAAATTACGAGTAACTCACCGGAAGTTGGTCAGGTAGCCGAGGAAGTTTCCATTCAATCGCTTGAGGGTGAAGACCTTAAAATCTCATTCAGTTCAAAATACATGCTCGATGCATTAAAGGTAATGGAAAATGATGAGGTGACCATTGAATTCACCGGTGCTATGCGGCCGTTTATCATTAAACCGTCCGGTGATGATTCAATGCTTCAACTAATTTTGCCTGTCAGAACATATTGA